The DNA region AGActtgggtttgggttatgagaAGATTCATGCTTGTCCCAATGATTGCATGCTATTTTGGAAGGACAATGTTAACCTCGACGCGTGTCCTTGTTGTACCGCTTCAAGGTGGAAAACAAATGAGGCATTTGTTGCTAGTAAAAATGTTTCATCAAGTAAGGGAAAGAAGAAAGTTGCAAAGATCCTACAGTGGTTCCCTTTAAAGCCAAGATTGCAGCGGCTATTTCTTTCACCCGATTTGGCTAGTTCTATGAAATGGCATGTTAATGGTCGTACTAATGATGGGGTTATGCGGCATCCGGCTAACTCCGAGGCATGGAAAATGTTTGACAGTAAGCATTTAGAGTTCTCGTCTGACCCTCGTAATGTCAAACTTGGATTAGCTGCGGATGGGTTCAACCCCTTTGGAATTATGAGTACTAGTCACAGTACATGGTCTGTCATGTTGATCCCCTACAATCTCCCACCTTGGCTGTGCATGAAATGGTCATCTTTGATTCTATCAGCGGTTATTCCTGGTCCTACCTCACTAGGGCTTGCTATAGATGTGTACTTGCAACCATTAGTAGGAGAACTAAGGGAGTTATGGGATGTTAGAGTACAGGCATACGATGCATCTTCAAAAGAAACATTCCAATTGCGTGCAGCATTGATGTGAACTGTAAATGATTTTCCTGCATACGTAGATTTGTCGGGTTGGAGTACCAAAGGTGTGTTGGCGTGTCCTTCTTGTGCCATGGAGACCGACTCTCGGTATTTGAAAAATGGCCATAAATTCTGTTACATGGGACATAGGCGATGGTTGGATCTTGACCACAATTTTCGGGAAGAAGGCATGTTATTTGATGGATCTAATGATACACGATTGGCTCCTGTACCACCAGTCGCGTCACAGATTATTCCGGACACTGAACATTTAGTTGGACGTTGTCTGGGAAGGAAATGTTAACTTGCttacaataaaagaaagagaggggaGGCAGATCAAAATGGTTGGAAGAAGAGAAGTATATTGTTCACCATGCCTTATTGGGAGGATCACAAGTTGCGACACAATCTTGATGTGATGCATATAGAGAAGAATGTGATGGACAATATACTTGGCACACTGTTGAACTTGAAGGATCAAACAAAGCATAATTACAAGGCACGCCTTGACTTGGCAGACATGGGGATAAGGACTCAACTTCACCTACAACGAAGAAGTGATGATAAGTATATTATACCACCCGCTTGTTTTCATATGAGTTCATCGGAGAGAGATGGTTTCTTGTAAGTTTTGAAGGATGTAACAGTGCCTGATGGGTATGCATCCAATATCTCACGCCGTGTGAATATGAAAGAACGCAAGATTTCTGGTTTGAAGAGTCATGATAATCACATCTTGATGCAACAACTTTTTCCCATAGCATTACGCGGGTCTTTGCCATCTCATGTTACTAGGCCTTTGATAAAGTTATCTTGCTTCTTCAGAGAAATTTGTTCCAAAACCCTTAGTGTTTCAAATATTGTGACTATTAAGGCAGACATTGCAGTGACGTTGTGTGAATTGGAAAAGATATTTCCTCCATCCTTCTTTACAGTGATGGTACATTTGGTCATGCACTTAGCTGCTGAAGCCAAGATTGGTGGTCCAATGCACTACCGATGGATGTATCCCATTGAGAGGTAAGACGTATGTAATATTATTGATCAACTATGAGCTTCATGTGCGCGTTCGAATAACCATGGCCAATCATTAATCGTAATATTCCTTTATAGGTACCTCGGATGCCTTAAGTCTTACGTACGAAATAGAGCTGCTCCAGAAGGGTCTATTGCTGAAGGATACATAATAGAGGAGTGCTTAACATTTTGTTCACGGTATATGGAATGAGTTGAAACTATAATCAATCGACCGACCAAGATGATTGAGGAGTCAACAGGGGTTGTTTCAATCGTGACACTAAGCAATAGAGAGTGGACCCAAGCCCGTCGCTATGTTTTATTCAATTCTGAAAACATCAACCACTTTCGTGAGTAAGTACTACAGATTCCAATATGAGTGCACATCAATCCATTGTACGTCAGGTCTATTAACCCTAATACAATTTCCTGCACAGGATGCACAAAAGATTGATGGAGGACGAACTCCGAAAAGGCCACCATCGTATATCTGAGGCCATTATATATAAGCACCACATGGAGAACTTTTGTAGTTGGTTTAGGTGTCACGTACGTATGACAGTTTCAACTTCTTAAACAAATTATGAGTACTATGGTTACTTGTACTGatatgaataattttgttttgatatgtTAGGTGGTGTCATTGACTAGTGCTGATAGGGAAAGGGGGGGAGTTATTGATACCCTTGCTGCACTGTCCAAATGGCCATATAATTATGTAAAGTGGCTGAAGCATTATGTCATAAATGGCTTAAAATTTAGGAGTGTAAAAGATGAGGTAAACAGAAAAACGCAAAATAGTAAAGTTAGCGTCGCTACTGATGGTGGCATTACATACTATGGTGTTTTAAGTGATATAATCGAGTTGAGTTATTCTGAGAATATCAAACATGTGTTATTCAAGTGTAAATGGGTTGATGACCAAAATAGGAGAGGATATAAGACTGATGAATTTGGGTTTCCTATGGTGAACTTTACACACTTCATACATGGTGGGGATGAAATAATAAATGAACCGTATGTCTTGGCATCTCAAGCTACACAAGTTTTTTATGTGGAAGAAAAAAGGCAGAAGGATTGGTATGTTGTTGTCAAAACTAAAGTTAGGGATGTCTTTGATGCCGGTGTTGGTCCCCAACGTGACGAGGATGACACATATAGTTTTTCTGAGAATGTTCCGTACAATGTAAGTAGTAATGAGGTTGTGAGTGACAACCTTGGTTGGGCTCGGGATGATGTAGAGGGAATGACAATTGATGCCTCTATCATTGCTCAAAGAGATCTTCATGAAGTGGACAACTTAGACGATTGTGAGTTTATTGACGATGAGTCCAACAATAAAGATGCCAACGAGGACAAGTGCACCGATGATGAGTAGTGTAATAGTTTAGTGGTGTATTATGTGTTTGGATGTTACAGTTATTAATAAAAATGTATGCCATCATAAATTTGTTGGAATGCCGCTGTGTagtatttgatttctttgttaATGAAACATTAATGTTGATAATTCcttaaatttttacttattatgcATCTAATTCCTTTTCCTGCTCACTATTGGATTTGAAATTCATTTGTTATGAACTTGGATATATGTTCGTGTGGTGTTAGGGTTTCCTTTCGTTGTTGTTAAAGTGTTTGGCAAAGAGAAGCTCTTAAACTTTGATATGTGGCTTGTATATGTTGTTAGATATTAAAATTAGTTATTTTACCTTGTGTTTTCACTTGCATTGTAAGCAATTGATTATTGTCTataattaacattttctttgtGTTCTAAAGTTGTTGAACGCAGGAATGGGAAGGAAACGTCCATTGAAGTTTGTTCATGTTGGCGAAGGATCGTCATGTTTGAGACAGAGGAGGGAGGAGGAGCTGGAGGCCGGCTGTACTGCTAAGCAGGCAAGAGCCGATGCAAGTGCTGATGGGACACAACCCCCAAGTAGTGGACACGTCTTCAAATATAACGTTTGATATTTATTACTAAACGCATAATTATGTTGTTGTTGGCTACAGTAATGAGAAGGGATCGTGGATTAACGGTGGTCGAAGTTGGCGAAGGAAATGGACGTTCACGACAGAGCGTGTAGGAGGAGCTGGATGCCGCCTTTGCATCTGATCAGGCAAGAGGGGATGCAAGTGATGATGATGAGACGCAACCCCCAGGTAGTTTACATGTCTAGGGacaatttgaatttttagtgtacaaatttcctttaatattaatattaattattaccaTGGTTTGTTTACATGGTTTTTATTATGTTCTTCAGATAACAACAATAGATTGCCCATTgcttcttttgaatttttgaaaatatgaacTTTGTTATTTCATTTATTGTACTGAGTAATAAGTAAATTAACAAAacgaatggaaaaaaaaaaagattaagtaaTAATATAGTATGAAAATGTCCACATTTACCAAGAGCATATTCATGTTACTTGAGCACTTGAGCTATATACAGTAACTTCTGTAATTGTGAACTTAGTAGTCTCTATTCGTAATGGTGGTTTTTGAATGTGCAGATGATGTAGTTCAAGAAACCTCAACATCTAATAATTTGCGTAAAAAGCGTGGGAATACGTTTCTTACGCGAATATGGAGTCTTCCACCTAACATGAAAATTGAATGTGACTTAAATGCACGCGGCCAACCAATTGGGGAGAGCAGAAAAACATTCAAAAGGTGGTTGGGCACTTTTTGCCTCAGCCACGTCTATTGCCCACTTGTGCCAACTGCTTGGACGCGTGTCCTGACTAGCAACAAAGTAGATTGTTGGGTGGAAATTGAAGTAGTATCAAATTAAGCTACTTTAAACTGTTATGTATAATCGTGTGTGTGGGAAGTCTCTGATTTTTCAGTAGGGTTTTCCTATTGTACTATGCTAACTCAATTTTTGCATTGCAGAAACGGTGGATCATTGACCCAGAAATTATCCAACCAGCTGATCAAATGACTTGGGCAACGCACCAGTTGGGGGAATTGAGGAGAAATCGACGGGGCAAGTTGAAAAGGAAATGCTACAAAGATGATGCGTCAAGAGCAGATGTCATTGAAAGCAGACCAAATTGGGCTGACGAGCAGCAGTTTATTCAGCTAGTTGACTATTGGTTTCATGAAGACATGCGGGTATGGAAATTTTCTTGCTATTTTATCTGTTAGTAGTAATATACATATGATGGGGTATTTGAATTTACCGAGTACAGTTTATGGACACACTgatggttttttgttttcttttgttcgTAGACATTAAGTAGTACGAACAAAAGAAGTCGTGGTAAACAGAAGGAGATCGCAAGATCAGGGCCTATAAGTTTTGCCCAAACTGCAGACGATATGGTAAGAAATGCATTATATAACAACTACCCAGGGTTTGAATATTGTACAATTTTAGATTcaaatgtaaataatataaaGAGTTTCATGAAACTAATTTACAGAAGAATCTTGAGCATTTTGTGTGAATTAATATGGAATTGTTAGCCTTGCTTGCctcattagtaaaattttgtaataaaacgTCCGGTCAGAGGACCATCTGAGGTTTCATATTGATGCAAATGAGAGCACAGTGTTGGGGTAAGGAAGACTTGGCTTTTTTGCATGTTCATGACTGTAAATACACACTTCTTATGGTGTTTCCTGTTCTTAATTAGTGATTTCAGTAAGAACTATGTTTGCCAGGTTGTGAACTTGCTATATTGGTTTGGTATATAGCGATTGGTTGTTCTTTGAATGTGCTTTCCTTTATTACATTCTCTGTGGAAAACTAAATAGGTTGAAAGTGGACAACTCCAATACAATTGGCATGCATATGTTTGGTAGGTGCCTGCATACAACACATAGGAGTGATTAAGGCAGAGTGATAATGTGACTATGTTTAAGGTACAATTGTAGGATGCCTAGTTGATGGTTTTGACTGATAAACATGGCTATCGCACGATTGATTACAAAACTCATACTTGCATCTAAACTTAAGTTGATTTAACTTGTGcatggaagggaaaaaaaaaaacaatgcatgaatgTACTATCAAAGTACACCtatttgttacactttgcacaaGATAGGAGTATTGACACAAGGATAcaacatatttttttcaaaatatttttatgaaccATTTCCCTGCAAACAAAGTAAGAATAAGTGAACCATTAAGTGCTGTCTTCCCTTGTaacatattaaaagaaaattttgtttgaaaatatgaTTGTCATAGTTGAGTTGGAGGAATGTATTAAAGTTGATGAACCATTACGGAATATGCATTTGAAAAGTTGTGTAcattgtcatttatttttatttagaaacttAGATTTTATACTACAACGGTGTAATTCTGAGTGCAGAATGCATTTTACTAAATATTGATTCAATGACAAACCATACAACTTGAgtgtattaataatttcaatgaATATAAACCTGTGTAatatttactctttttctttaacctGTTACACTTTGCTTTTCTATAAACAGTTgtcatatatgtatatttacatGTTGGCCAAGGAATTAGGCAATGACATACAACACCAAAGCTGGCTTCTATGCATAAAGATAGGTACCAAAACCGCTTCATACTAAGCATTCGCATAAAGATAACAAAACTTGTCTTCTTGAACGTAATAAtgtattggtttttattttattatacagTATACTGCATGTTATGAGTGAAATTCCATTTGCTAAGTTTGGTTGTCAATTGCCGCTTCATATCACCAACATAAATTTTCACTATTGTAATGAGAATGTTGAATATGTAGGCAAAAGAAACTGGGCAGGTAGTGGAGCGTGCCATGCTTTTTGCGAAAGTATACAGCACCAAAGAAGGGCATCCTGTTACTCTTGATGCGGGGGAGAAGATTGTAAGTCGTATATCGTAAcctatttcttttgtattttgtgcGGGAATTGTTTAGAGCAAGTACTATGTTATTTGGTTCTTGTGTGATAACAGAAACAAATGACTGAAATTTTAAATCGTGGGAGCTCACTACAAGGATCACGGCGCGAAGGAATCCTATGGTTAAAGGATGATGCTTTTGCCCAAGTGATGGGGGTAGAACGCTCTAGACGTGTTCGTGGGGTGGGTTTTGGACCAACTCCATCAGGAAGAAATGGGTCCAACCATTCATGCTACACACTTCCACCGTCGTCCATCGAAACAGCCCATAGAATGACTGAATTGGAAACTTTGCACCAAACTTTGAGGGACCAACTTGCCCAGGTAGAGCAGAGGCATCAGGAGCAAATCGCGAACTTACATGAGCAACATAAGGCGAAACTCACCTCAGCAATTGCCCAATCAGAAGCAAAGCATGAAATGCAAATGGTAGAGGTGATGAAAACAATGGGCGACATGTTACGTGATTTACGCCCACTTATAAGTGCTTCACAGCTGCAGTCTCAGGTACtaaaaatgttgtgtttaatttaatttaaagaaaatagtggTTTATTGCAATGAATTATTACGTTAGAAATAATACGATGTGTTTAATGTATTCAGGATAACGCTGCATCTAAATGAAGACTCTTCGTGGATATTTTGTGATTGTATATTGTATTATATACAAATTGACAATATTTTGGCTGTTCATGAAGGAATATGGtagacattattattattttgatattatacaCAGGTTAATCATGCCATTCAAAGATGGCCAATATTTTTTGTGCACAAAAAACCTTGTAGTTGTATCTCTTGTATATGTAGACAACTACATTGATGCTTTAACAACATAGAAGAACGACCAAGAGGATTAAATAGTGAAGCCATGCATTCTCATTGTAAGTTTGAAATATGAACAATACCATTTTGTAATTTgtggtttgatttgttttctttattgttattttagaaCTTTTTTCTAGTTCAATTTGTGTAATTTTGTTGGATAGGAAAGTTTCCATTATCGCTCATGTTGATAATGACAAGTCGAGTCTTTGCTGACAGGCTTTTAGAGCGCACTAGGACCATTAAGAGAGAACATGGTCAGCCTCAGTACCTTCACAAGTTGCAGGTATGTCGGTACTtttaaaagatttgtttttgttgttgtttaggAAGAATTTGGCCTTTGGTAGTCAAAGGAATTTGTCTTGCTTTCGAGTGGGCTTGTTTAAGAGTGATGAGTGAAGTTTATACTTGTCACATTGTGTAGGAAGAGACATGGATAAGGAATGATATGAAATTAATAGTGCTTTTGAGTGTATGACAACTGAGAAGCtatgaatttttactatttaccAGGAAAAATTGGGTAAAAAGTTGCAAACCTTAGCagtgcttcaaaaaaaaaaaattcttcgaAGCTATgtcaattttactataaatagtTTCCAAATTAATGTGCAAATCAATGTAAGTAGTGTCACATCAACAATAATTTGACAAAGCAGTTTATGTAGTATCACTCTTGTCGCTGTTAGTTGCTAATgcttgttgttgtgtttgttgAATTTCGCGAACAACTTTGAGAAATTGATGTTTCCTTTGTAGGAACATGAGTCCAATGAGAACAAGGGTGTGTTGAGCATTCCGGTCAACATTTTGATATTGCCAAGGAGTACATTTTCTACATGGACGTGCCTGGTCTGTCCAAGTCTGATATTCAGGTGTGTCTATCTTTCCCACCTTCCTACATTGCTATAgggttttattttacaatattgtgTTTATTGAATGGTGTGGTTGGACTTAGAAGTTTGTGGAATTTGATGAAGAGGAGGTACAAGGTTGAAAGAGCTTGTAGTGATAGTTGCACATCCATTTTCATTTGATGAAGAAGATAATGGTTTGTTTATAGTTAGGTGCAAAAATTTGAGACAGCAGCTGTTGATAATGTACAtccaatttattttgatatggATATGGTCCATTGAATGTgaaagattttgatttcataaattgGGTAAAAAGCTGTAGAGACCAAATTTCATCCGCAAAAATTTTTGATGGCTTTAGAATTATAAACATGAATTGGGTAAAAAGTTGTCTAACTTTACCAAGCATTCTCATTAGAGTGTCTGTATTTATAGATCTAATTTTGTTGGAAGGAGGCAGTTTGTGGGATGGCCATTGGATTTTCTGGGTTGGgtctttttttgtttgcattGCTTATTATTGTTTCTCTTTGAGCTTACCAAAGGAATTTCAATTTACGAGATCCCTTCGAACTTAAAAACTTTGTTCTAGTGTATATGAAGAACGCAGCCGCTAATCTTGTCTAACTGCTGCCATTATATTTTTGTAGTGCCATTGAAACATAAACTGTGTTCTACCTAAAAAGCAACAAGGGTATTTGCTTGTAGACAAGAGCTTGGAGATGAGACGGAACCCCTAGAAGCATCTGTGTAATGTTTGTAGTTGAGGATGGTTGAAAAATCATATGTTGATGCTTGTTGCAACTTTAATGATGTATTCAACTGCATATTCCTTGAAAGTTGATAATTTTCCATAGTCTTTAAAGCTTGATTGAGATTGTGACAAGTTTGAGATTGTTATTTTGTTGCATGCGTTGAAATGTTGCAGGAATAAGAAGTTGGAATTGTGTGTGTGACAGGTTTTATATAGTAGcgtttgtaaaatttattgcagCGTTTGTAAATGCATGTGTCATGTGgcgtacaaatttttttttttaaaaagtctatagccgcgttttaaaaacgcgactatagaaaaattcaaaaaacgaTACAGGAGTTATAGCCACGTTTTATAAATGCGGCCATAGTAATGGGCTGAAGCCACATTTttataaacgtggctataggacatactctagccacgtttttaaaaatgcggctTTAGCTCAcaactatggccgcgttttaaagaagtctatggccgcgttttaaaTGCGGCTAACTTGCTTCCAGGCAATCAACAATTgccctatagccacgttttaaacgtggctatagaacGTGGCTATGGCCGCGGTTCTGAAACCGTGGCTAGAGTatgtcctatagccacgtttataaAAACGTGGCCATTGGTCCTGCCTATAGCCACGGCTacaaaaacgtggctataggccTATTTTGCCTATAGTTATGCATTTTAGGCCATGGTTAAAAATGTGgcctaaaaaaacgcggctatagaccaaatcatcctatagccacgttttgtcgagctatagccacgttttaaaaacgtggctatagaacCTTTTCTCAAGCATTCCCCcatgtttaatattttctcaAGCAACACATAGATAGAGAGAGGACTAGAGTTAGGGTTTCAAAGATTTCTCTCAAATTCGAACCAAACCAAATTAGAGGCTAAAACATGAAATATGAGCTTAAAGCAAATACCTTGAATTTGTGAGAGGATTGGCGGGCTGGAGGGATGGCCAAGTCGTCGGCGGTGGCACTACAACGCAATGACAATggcattgtgaggatgaacggCGGTGAGGGGGTGGGAGCTAGGAAGATATAGGTATGGTTTGAGAGTCGAAGGTGAGGTTGGAGGTTGGCAGTGAGGTTGTGGAGGTCGGCGATAGTTAAGAGAGAGTGAGCTAGAGAGTGATTTTGTGAGAGAACATGAGTGAGGGTTTGGTGTGCTATAGTTGTAGTtgctttataaattttaaaaaataaataaataagaagagagGTTCTTTTGTTCAACCTATAGCCATGATTACAACCCGTAGCTACAAACACTGCTATAGTTGCGTTTCCCAGAAATGCAGCTTTAGGTGTGCCTATGGTCGCGTGTACCAAACACGGCTACAGGACAtcttacaaaatataaataaaataattcaactggacctatagctgcgttttcaaAAACACGGCTATATGTCTGTAGTTGTAgccacatttataaaaaatgcggctataggtgAGCTTTAGCCGCTTTTTTTgtaaacgcggctaaaaaacaCGCAACTATAGCTAGCTTTTTTTGATGAGGTAcaattcacaaaaataaataaataggaaCATCCATTCATTAGGTGATTGTGGTTAGTGATAAAGTATATTGTGCATATATCattcataaaaattgaaacactCATACAATTCTTTAGGTGATTGTGGTTAGTGATAAAGTATATTGGgcatatattatttataaaaattgaaacactTATACAATTCTTAATTACATATATGTTGTACATTACAACCAAAACTAATCCTTCCAATGTCtcatttatgtcatttttttctcCATCTAATTGATGCTCATCACCTTACTCTTCTATGAAGTAATGATTTTCCCAAATATTAGGTGGGAGATAGCTATGAACTGAGATAAAAATTTGAGGAAATCAAAGGAGCTGtggaaagaaaatagaaaacgAACTTGATTGagaaatagagaagaagaaattaaagaaacttaatattagataaaaaaaattaaaaaaaaaaagggtgatgaaataagaaaaaaattgtggaaatcAAAGGAACTGTGAAAAGAAACTAGAAAAGAGATTAGAGAAAGAGCTAGAGaagaagagattttttttaataaaaaaaaaagcttaagaTTAGTAAAAAATTACGAAAACAAAAATGTACAAATTAACAATTTGAACAATATCAAAAAAAGGAAGCAACTTTTCAAAAATTGGAGATAGTTATGAAGTGAAAGTGAGCAAAAAATTGAGGCAATCCAAAAGTCAGTGCAAAGAAACTGAAAAAGagtccaaatatttataaatagagATTGTGTGAGCTAATTCTTAGGAAAAATGTGCtaaacataattattaattgcTTAAAAActatttgtaaatttttgggTGCTAAAAACTTGAAGCCATTTcgttttgaaaattagaaaaaagtaaaaataaaaggagaacaatattaaaaagggaagaaataaaagaagctttaggattttgaaaattacttaattttattGATCCTATTGCTTAAAACTTTTTAGAATTTCATAGGCTAAATGTAGGGGTATTGTGGGAAGTTAAGAACACATCTTTACTGATAAAGATGGCAAGGTGCCTACAAAAGATCCTTCGTAAAATTTATAACACTTGACTCATTTAAGAGCCGTAGGGACGAGaaataccataaaaataaaaataaataaaagaataaagaaaaggtAATCAATTGAAACTTTTTCAAAACTCGTTCGGGGGAAGATGGATGATTGATTTTCACATGGATCAATTGACGACAGAATTTATTGTTCAATGttttccaaaaccaaaaccagcCGGTTCAACTAGAGACTAGGGCAGAAATCCAATCCAATTCatcttaaaaactgaaaaatccTAATGCAATCAAAACTAGgaaccaaggttgtcaaaatcgagATTGTACATAGGATCGTGCCTGGTAGGTGAGGTCGTAGATCGCAAGATTGGatcatattttcatatttaaagtaaaaaacacaTTAATAATGACTTTGTCTGTTGAATAATCATGTAAATTGTGAATTTATccataaaaaacaaagatttgcaTTATATAATGTAATTTGCATGTCTTACATCACTACGTCTatactaacaaaacaaatatatttatattttgatccaatgtatctaaaaagtccaataaatgtttaattagcaaccaaataccaaaatatttgtcaataatatggaaatattttccaagttctaagttctaagttccaagtttaaaatccaaaataagttatcaaatagaaactagctaactaaaatatgaaatccaaaagcaagattaatattaaggtgaagtgaacatttaattattctcattataaGGTTCTTAAGAACACTGTCCTAATCATCATTAACCATTTTATCACCTATATAAACATTGTATATTTGTCACTAGAGCTGCAAAAGAGATCAAGGTAGAACTTCATACTCAACTATTCAAGCTATACTGCTCAGCAACAGTTACAAAGCGTGCtccaaaaaatcaatcaattaatatacaaatacaaacatactaataaaattatatataagaaaaacattttagtaatatattataacacaaattaatatattgatcaaacaaatttaacGACATTATAGCTTAATTTGTAGCAAAGCATATAGcaattcttcatttagaaatgatgaagcattccttaatttttattacaattgaACTAAAAACTAGAAAACATTTGCGTAagttaacataattttataaaggcgaaaaactcattttcgtccctacattttcacacgattctcactttggttcctaacttttattttcacTGCTTTTAGTCCTTATCCTGAAAAAAAGCGTCTTGTTTTTGTCCGTCATTACATCAAAGACGGAAAATGCACACGTGGCAAACAGAATGCACTATTTGCACACTAAGAGCTGACGTggtcattaaaataataataataaatattatttagcattaaaaaatgtcacgtcagtatttaaattaaaaaaattaatttattaattttaactaaataaaaaaaattaaaaactaaaaataatatgaattgAGATTTAAAtatgtcttgaacaagaacacgaACCCAGATCcaataacacaaacccaaaaattaaaaataaaataaaataataaaaaataaaaaacaccagTGGGATCTGTACGGTTCATTCACTAAGCTCGTTGCTGAATCTCCCTTCCCATGGGCTCCATCTAGTCCGTGCAACAAGTCAAAGAGAgcgaacaagaagaagaagatgacgaCGAAGAAGAAGACCAATGCGAGCGACATCACAATGTCAAAGCCAATAGGATACAAGAAGCACTGGACAACAATCTCATCAAGAAGGTTCTAGAACAAGAACCCAAGATGCTCCCTTGCCATGCGTCCACATCTTCACTTTCTCCGCAACTGTCTTCCCTTGAGACGTCGCGTCTGGGCCCCTTCATCAAGGTGTGGGACCCTTACAACGTTCTGGCACCACCTCCGCCTTTGCCTCTTCCGCCGCCAATTTTCTCCAAAAGCTTC from Castanea sativa cultivar Marrone di Chiusa Pesio chromosome 6, ASM4071231v1 includes:
- the LOC142640036 gene encoding uncharacterized protein LOC142640036, translated to MDKSWMDKKRGSREYFEGVAKFVEFASLSARNGKILCPCVKCVNLISVLPNVARDHCWGSGMLNNYKVWKFHGESAAATTATVCGSSHVQETINEYGDFRGMLHDLCPPHEMAPEPMEEGPTVQHVAEGMNDEANKFYKMIDDVDKPLYEGCTKFSIFSAIVVLFQLKTLCGWTNKSFTMLLQVLKDLLPSDAKWPKDHYEAKKIIRDLGLGYEKIHACPNDCMLFWKDNVNLDACPCCTASRWKTNEAFVASKNVSSSKGKKKVAKILQWFPLKPRLQRLFLSPDLASSMKWHVNGRTNDGVMRHPANSEAWKMFDSKHLEFSSDPRNVKLGLAADGFNPFGIMSTSHSTWSVMLIPYNLPPWLCMKWSSLILSAVIPGPTSLGLAIDVYLQPLVGELRELWDVRVQAYDASSKETFQLRAALM